TCTCTTTTAGATAAAAGAAAACCAGAGAGCAAGTTATCTTTGAAACAGATACTTCAAAAAGTGGAGAATAGCTTTCCCTATGGCAGAAACCTGTGTATTTGGATGGAATTATAGCATCAGACTTAAAGGCCTGTCTTTTAGCCTTAGAATGGTCATCCTGCTCATGAAGACCCACAGATGCCTGGGTCTGCATTTCATTTTCAGGTTACAGGTGGCTGCTTTGGACTCTGGCCTCCCTGCAGGCAGTTTCTCTGGTTGCAGGGTCATGAGTACTGTAGAattagtcttttttgttttgttttgttttgagatgaagtttcgctcttgttgcccaggctggagtgcaatggtacgatctcagctcactgcaatccctgcctcctgggttcaagccattctcctgtctcagtctcctgagtagctgggattacaggcactcaccaccacacctggctgattttttgtatttttagtagagacgaggtttcaccatgttgacccggctggtcttgaactcttgacctcaggcaatgcacccacctcggcctcccaaagtgctgggattacagtcataagccaccactcccagcctgtaGAATTAGTCTTCTGTGCCTTGAAATTATTTCTACCAATTCTTGGTCCCTTGGAATCATTTCCCTAAAACTCAGCATTTATTCAAGGACCCTGGAACATCTCATATTATAATAATTGTGAAGTTAGGTCTAAAGCATCTTCTTCCAaatctttgcttgtttttatttaaaaaaaaaaaaaagtcacacttCGCTAAACATGGCTGCTAGGAAGCCCTGAGCTGAACTTACATTTGACCTTACTTTTACTAATGGTGTGGGATTTTACTGCATGCAATTTCTGCAGCAACTTTTTCTATAGTCTTGTTTTATAGCTgtacctctttttatttttgtatagattTATCTATCCAAAATCttattgaacatatttttctgAGCCACAGGAAGTACTTTTGGGAATGAGTTGGTGTGAATTTATACAGAACAAAAGCAGCACATTAAGCAGGACACCCACAGGTGGAACGCTTAGTCACTCCCACTGGCCAACAGCGTTTGCTTAGGGAGCCAGAAGAGGAAAGCTAATTGAAAAATATGGTAAAATCTATGTGTGAGATGCTGAGTGATGCTCTCAGACAAAACCCAAAGATGATGACATCCTTGCAGACACCCAGGTGTGCATTTCTTCATACTCTAGAAAATGATCAGTTAACGAAATGGATATTGTCTCTTTTCTTATCGCTTATAAATGTCAGTTTGGGGAACAAAAAAAATGCCACTTTATGGTGTGAAGTGCCTGTCTACAATAGTCCTTGCAGAGTGGTTCAGAGTCCATGGCATTAAAGATATGACAGTTACTGTGTATACAGTCAGCGGGGAAGGTGGCACAGCAGTATCTACGAGTGATGGGGCCCCACCAACACTCACACCGCACCCCCCCGCACGCTGCATATTCATTGGCAGGTGAGGGTGCTTTTGTTTTATGAACAATGTCCTCTGGTCTTTAGTAGGCATtgtggttctcttttttttttttttttttttttgagactgagttttgctcttattgcccaggctggagtgcagtggcacaatctcagcttactgcaacctccacctcccgagttcaagtgattctcctgcctcagcctcccgagcagctgggattacaggcacgtgccaccatgcccagctaatttatatatttttagtagagacagggtttcaccatgttggccaggctggtctcgaactcctgatctcgggtgatccacccacctcggcctcccaaagtgctgggattacaggcgtgagccaccgtgcctggccacgcATTGTGGTTTTCTTAATGCCCAGCTTTGTATGAAGTCCTCTAAAATCCCCTTTGAGGAGTCGTTGAattacatttccattttctttcattagGAAGCTATATCTggcctgaaaaataaaaacaattttatggtTTCTCATAAAGGTGTAATTTTGCTTCACTCTTATTCACTTATTTTCACGATGGAGAGAATGAAATTGTTTCCCCACGGGAATCATAGTCCATTTTTTGCCATTCATGTTAGTTATTCTCCCCCCTCATAGCTCCCTAAGAAAAACTAAagcaatttgaaaagaaaaaaatgcaatcttATAATAAAGTTGGCTTTGTCTTGATAAATACAATGATGGATGACTACAACCACTTAGGTCCTTTTGGGCAAATGAATAATTCTCTGACTATATCTGAGAAGTGGAAACACGTGAATTTATGTTCTGGTTCTTCAAATATCTTCTCCCTTTCGCCTCTTACATTGACCTCACTTGCCGGAAATTAATGAAGCAAATCCCCAAGGGCAGAGGCTAGAAGGTTTGTGAGGCTTGAAGCTTATACGACGGTcctctttaagaaaaacaatacaaaaatatcttaCTTTCACAATTTTTTACAAAAACATGATCACATGAACATACTGCCCAAGTCCCTCCTGGGCCTTGGAAAGGCCCGTGCAAGAGAGATCCCTGAAGCTTGAATTTTACTGGCTTCACGGTAAGTCCATTTCTGCGGGCACTGTATTGTGGCAAATGTCCATCTACACTATGCACACTCGAATTTGCTTCTTGTGTATGTGAACACGGGAACGTAGGTAATGCCTATACAGAGAATAAATAGGAATATAcaagtataaatataaaaacacaagatTACATATTGAGttttaaatacacaaacacacagatacttatttttttctatttttgttgtttctaaagATCATATCCAGGCATGATCCCTCTTCTCCAGACTTTGAGTTGTCTACCTGCATTTCAATGTTCGCTTGAAGGGGGAGGTAATCAATTTAGCACATTATCATTCAATCAGACAAGCTGACTCAAACACTGTTCTCTGAATTGGACTCCTGCTGAGCAATCCTCTATTCTCGAAGCCAGGTGTGAGGGGGGGGAGGAAGGCAGCCGGTGCGGGTAGGGAGCCCATTGCCAGTAGACAGAGCATGGCTTGGTTTTTTCCCACCCCCCAAGCAGTTCAGATACTGGTTTGGAGGTCTCCATTGAGGAGGGTCCTCTGGGTCTCCGTGGTCTCATTCAGCCGGGATTTGTCCTGCTTACTGTCACTCCGCTCCCCATCATCTGTGCCGCTCACCTTGACCAAGCAGAGGACATTCTGGAAGCTCTTCTTGAAGTTGTCAGACAAGAAGGCATATAGGATAGGGTTGGCACAGCTGTTAGCATAGGTGAGGACCACCACAAAGTCAAACATGCCTTtaagggctggggtggggctgaTGGCCATGGAGACGGAAGAAACGTTGAATATGTAGAAGGGAAGCCAGCAGAAGATGAAGACAGCCACCACGATGGACACCATTCGGGTGACCTTCTTCTCAGACTTCTTCCTCTTGGAGGAGCCCACTCGGATTCCAGAGGACTTCACCTTGATGATAATGAACAGGTAGCAAAGACAGATGATGGTGAGGGGTACCAGGAACCCCAGAATGAAAGTGTAGATGATGAACCCTGTGTACCAAGCTCCAGATTCACCTGGCCAGTTGATGGTGCAGCTGCTTCTCCCCCACTGGTTGCTTCGGAGCCCAGCATATATCATGATGGGCAAGATGACCAGCAGAGAGACTCCCCACACAGCCATGGTGATCATCTTGGCCGTCCGGGGTCTCCTCCACTTGGCTGACTTGATGGGGTGGACCACAGCCAGGTATCGGTCGATGCTCATGACTGTCAAGCAGAAGATGCTGGTGAACTGATTGATGCCATCCACAGTCATGACCACCCGGCAAATGGCCTTGCCAAAGGGCCAGTGGACCAGAGCCACCTGCATAGCCAAGAAAGGCAGACCCAGCATGAAGAGCTCATCTGCAATGGCCAGGTTGAGGATATAAATGTTGGTGATGGTCTTCATCT
This Nomascus leucogenys isolate Asia chromosome 14, Asia_NLE_v1, whole genome shotgun sequence DNA region includes the following protein-coding sequences:
- the SSTR2 gene encoding somatostatin receptor type 2; amino-acid sequence: MDIADEPLNGSHTWLSIPFDLNGSVVSTNTSNQTEPYYDLTSNAVLTFIYFVVCIIGLCGNTLVIYVILRYAKMKTITNIYILNLAIADELFMLGLPFLAMQVALVHWPFGKAICRVVMTVDGINQFTSIFCLTVMSIDRYLAVVHPIKSAKWRRPRTAKMITMAVWGVSLLVILPIMIYAGLRSNQWGRSSCTINWPGESGAWYTGFIIYTFILGFLVPLTIICLCYLFIIIKVKSSGIRVGSSKRKKSEKKVTRMVSIVVAVFIFCWLPFYIFNVSSVSMAISPTPALKGMFDFVVVLTYANSCANPILYAFLSDNFKKSFQNVLCLVKVSGTDDGERSDSKQDKSRLNETTETQRTLLNGDLQTSI